TCTCACACAGCACAGGCGCAGGCTCGGTCGTGCTGTGCTGTGCTGTGCTGTACGATGGCCATGGGATGGACGTCCTTTTATTTTGGAGGAGGTCGTCCGTCCTTCCGTCCTCCTCATTaagttcttcctcctcctcctcccttccaccAGAGCCGGGTTTATCTTTATCGGCTAGCTGCCACCCGCGCCTGTGCGCCATGGACTCTACTCTCTTCATCATCGGCGTCATAggtatgctctctctctctctctctctctctctctctatctctctctctcccatctttGTTGCTTGACCGTACAGCTTGGATCTTTGCGTGTTGCAGGGAACATCATCTCGGTTCTGGTCTTCATTTCTCCCATGTAAGAAGGGAATCAGACCAGTTCACGCATGCATTTATACGCACAGAAGCATTTCTTTTGTTTCCCTTGTTGCTTACACGGCTGATTGCCGGCGCAGCCCGACATTCTGGAGGATCGTGAGGAGCGGATCGACTGAGGACTTCGAGGCGGCGCCGTACGTGCTCACGCTGCTCAACACGCTGCTATGGCTCTACTACGGCCTCACCAAGCCCGACGGCCTGCTCGTCGCCACCGTCAACGGCTTCGGCGCCGTCATGGAGACCATCTACCTCGTGCTCTTCCTCGTCTACGCCGCCGACAAAGGCAAAAGGGTACGTACGTGAGGCCACACGGTCTACAAATGTAACCCATCTGTTTCTTTTTAGGCAGCAATTTACTCCTGAATTTGCTCTTTCTATCCGAATTAATTGACGCAACCTCTATACAATGTCCATTTTACATTGTATAGACTATAGAGGCGGCATCAATTAATCCAGATCGGAGAGAGTACTATTTCTTTGAACACATGAATTTGTATTACTACGAGTACAATCAGGATTATATCCCCGAAACTGTCTGGTTAATTGAACGTTTCTCGTTAAGGGAGCTATAGGAGTCGCTTCCCCCGTAAATGGGAGTAGCTTGTCTTGACCGAGTTAGTTGCTTCTTCAGGCTTGTTCGGTTGAGGTGGATTTGAAGGAGATTGAGGGGGAATTAATCCCCTGCAAGCCAAAGTCCCTGCAAATCCCCTCCAATCCACTTGGGGTTGGGATTAACCGAACAAAGCCTAAGGAAACAATTAATAAGGGTGCTCATGTAATTTCATACTCTAAACTATTTAATTAGTGGCTACCTTTAGTCGCGACATATCTTCCATATGAATTGTGTCTGTTGAGTCGCATTCTTTCCCTTTCGTCCGACTTGTTTCAGTTGTGTTAATGTTGTTACTTTTTATACCTTTTCTCAAGTTACTCTAACAGTAGTTTCACTACTGTATTTCTTTTTGGCAATTTTATGATATAGTTTGTCTGTGGGAATGTCATTAATTTTACAGGTTAAAACCGCAAAGTTGGTGGCAGCTTTGGACATTGGGTTTTTCGGGGTCGTTTTCGCGGCCACAACATTTGCCATTGATGGGCTGGACATGAAAATCATGGTTATTGGCTTGATATGTGCATGCCTTAGCGTGTTCATGTATGGGTCCCCACTCGCTGCCGTGGTAAGGTCATTCAACAAACAAATAAATTGGTCACCATATATACTTTACTTAGCTATTTAGGTTTCTATATGTATTGGGTTGCAAGGATATTTTTTTagaaatattttctgtttttttattgttCCTGTCACTGACGTAGAGAGGCCTTGAGATATGGGGTGTGTAATTGTGCTACGTGGACAGTTTATTTTCTACAGGACATATGTAATTGAAAAATAATTGTTTAAGTAGTTAAATCCTAGTAGTGCATTGTCAAAaaagtcttacattatgagacggagggagtagcaaataaCTCGCTTTGCAACAATGCTAAGAGCAAAACTACTCAATTTTAAGGAGTACTAGCTGTAATTTTCCCGCAAAACAATAATCCGTAGATATAACCAACACCCATAAACATCTTCTTTCAAGTTGTATAGTACTCCAAAAGTATGGATGTGTGCATCAaaagatgcagaggctggggctaAACCCTCCTTTTTTGAAAAAATACAACAGTTATACCAATATAAACATCTTTCGGACACGAGTCAAATGGTATGTTTGTTTTTGCTACATAAAACTTATATTGTGTAAGTAAATTGTGTGGTCAAATTTAGGCTCACATTTTGTAATTCTCACATACGGAGTTGGAAAATAAAATGTACTAACAATCCTCCACAAAACTATAATATAGTACGGAATATACAACAAGTAATATTTATAAAAGATTGGTCCTTATTTTTATGCAACCGGATCTTAATTCGATGCGGGAAAGTACTGCAAGATCATCTCTAATCATAtactacatacatacatacacacacacacacatcgtgAGATAGCCATTTTGTTGGGATACGCAAGATTTTGGTTAAACTATACAGTTTCCACTAGCTAACACTTTCTTGTACGGCATGTCTACACACCTTGCGTCGAGATAAGAGATGTACATATGCGTAGGTCAACATATAATCTGCATTTAACAAATATAGTCATATAGATGTGGAATGTAATCCATGGATGTCATGTTGAATcttatattttattttcttggctgGGAGATCTCATGTGGGTTGTTTGATTGGACGCTGAAGTCTGAGCTACTATTTCCAGAGGAAACAGCCAACCAAAATTAGTAGCTGGCTGACAGATATCTTTGCGCTGCATGGACCTAAGCTAGCGAATAATTATTAGTAGTTGGCGAATTGCAGTACAGATTTTCTTTCCTAAAGCTCACCGCTACGTGCATATCATCACTATCATCCGGACAACGATGAATATTAGCATGCCCACTCTCGTGCAAGTGGGCCAGTAGCTTGATTGAAAAGGCCCGCCAGCTGCACGGGCTGTTTTCGCGGGCTTGGTTGTCACTTCCAAGTCGCTTTGTCTGTCTGCCCCGCTAATAATTCTCTCTCAACCGTGGTACTGCTCCTGAAAAACGTGTGTAAATTTGTGGCGGAGCAGCGAAGGGTGATCACCTCAAGGAGCGTGGAGTACATgcccttcttcctctccttcttcctcttcctcaacgGAGGCGTCTGGGCCACGTATGCCGTACTCGACAAAGATGTCTTCCTCGGGGTAAGATAAGAGGCACTTACATGTCTTATAGGAGTACTTATAATCAGGTTGCTGAAAACGGCAGAATGTTAACCATCTTCATGCATGCAGGTCCCTAATGGAACAGGCTGCTTCTTGGGCGGCATCCAGCTGGTTATCTATGCGGTGTACATGAACAGCAAGGTCGCCTCTCACTCTTATGGCAGCGACGAAGCGGCTTCCCTTTTGTCCTCCGAGGCCAGCAAACATGGCCAGCACGATGCATCCACTCGTGTTTAGTGATTGTGTAAAATTATGTAATTTTCGCTGAGTAAAGTCCAACTCTTATCACATACTTTGATACTTTTTAAAGCTAGTTAGAACATCTTCAACTGGATATGGCTCGAATAGGAGAGAATGAAAAATTTCACCCAACTGGGCCCCCTCCCACCCACTTTGTCCCTATATGTCCTCTTCAACCGGATCTCTCCTCATCGTTGTTTGTAAACCCTCAAACTTAGACCGTACGTGAGGAGCATATGAGGGTGTCCGGGCATGTCCAAGCAGTCCACCATGTCAGATCCGGCCCACCCGGACCACTTTctctttattctttcttttatccctctccctcccctcactagtagaaaaatacctaatagtcccggttcataagggcctttagtcctggttcatgaaccgggactaatgggccgttactaatacctccacccattagtcccggttcaatccagaacccggACCAATGTGCcttcacgtggccctgtgcgccgagcccggtgagggggcctttggtcccggttggtggctccaaccgggaccaaaaggcatccacgcgtcagcattccagtggctggggttttttttgaaaggaggggaggttgggggttttggggggttaatttaggtgtttcatatattgtgttagctagctaattaatagagagaagtgtcctctcttatgtccgtgcttggtcgacgctacgtactatatatacataagtgatcaagagaaccattcagtacagaagttcgtcatgcataccgagagaagtgatcgatcgacctctccttctccgagagattggttgaacaacaagttttcgtatcatgtatccgacgctactggctacatacatgtacaatatgtataagatctcttaattacaaacccctagcatttgaaatcaatttccacatggtattatccggctttactgatgacgtggtcaagaaagaatcccgccaattccttttgaattgctttcatgcgatctggttctaggagttcatcccgcatctgccacgtctaatttgaagaagggggttaattaatacatatatatgaatgaaactcaacagaaatgatggtgtaataaaatgaaattgtgaatgttattgcttacgtacttcatattgttttctagagtagccccgcttgtttttcaaagtcgcggtgtggatgaactcgcacacgtagtatccacagaaatcattcccttcctcctgccacaagcactttacgagaaatagaggtcaatcaaactgataatgaagcattataaatgacattgatgaaagtatagctatagaatcaacgggagatgcgcgcaactagctagccagtagtacttactttcgggtatttatatgtcagctccttcggcagtcccggagcttctgcagtAAACTGTtttcaaaccctgcaagacaaagaaaataattattattacttgagatatcaggaaatgaacaaaaaattgccgatatggtgcgatagtgatcgattgaacttacttgctgagcatttcagtgatgtccgcataggttttgggatcttttcatctcgagtctaagacggttactagtccacgctcaagcttaatctccagaagaatatagtggtacctgcgcacgcatgcataactcatcaattacattactataagctcgcttcagtaataagggaaaccgaatatgcacacgacagtaacactcacgggccgttgtaaggaaagagtatggtatctttgttttgatttttgatcaacgattatagcaagttgtcctcggcctctttgatgttgttttcaaccagaaatacatctatgatatttgtgttaatgaacccaatatcataaatttcttgttttttgcactcgacgatcttcaatctgcataatatattgaggataattaattataaatacatgcaatgaaagagccgagctatatatagagacttaatgacagaaatagtacttacaggcagtagcaaaagaccattaatttatcgagggccttttgattgaagaactcgaagaactcctcaaatggacagtcaacagatcatttgcaacgagatcgtgctcctctttaatatgcagatacaaagcattcttaccctcagactctctgcaggttt
Above is a window of Triticum dicoccoides isolate Atlit2015 ecotype Zavitan chromosome 5B, WEW_v2.0, whole genome shotgun sequence DNA encoding:
- the LOC119307291 gene encoding bidirectional sugar transporter SWEET16-like produces the protein MDSTLFIIGVIGNIISVLVFISPIPTFWRIVRSGSTEDFEAAPYVLTLLNTLLWLYYGLTKPDGLLVATVNGFGAVMETIYLVLFLVYAADKGKRVKTAKLVAALDIGFFGVVFAATTFAIDGLDMKIMVIGLICACLSVFMYGSPLAAVRRVITSRSVEYMPFFLSFFLFLNGGVWATYAVLDKDVFLGVPNGTGCFLGGIQLVIYAVYMNSKVASHSYGSDEAASLLSSEASKHGQHDASTRV